The proteins below come from a single Candidatus Beckwithbacteria bacterium genomic window:
- a CDS encoding FtsX-like permease family protein: MFELVIESLATLRRNVLRTILTMIGVILGVGAVVAIMSMGTSAYSTVQKTFIESGFSALTLSNTSNSAPPLTKNTINYLESQNINGVAKYKSSLSIYTQATDRLSNEFDTVVVGASEDEVSTANLEILAGTFFTKFDDLNRSQVVVIDNKLSNEFFYSYQEAIGQKIRLDGKSYKIIGIYRTDEPFNKKRARVYVPFNTLLGHVPGKKGFNSISILVDERADAEAVQLQIKSVIMQQRGLINEDHLDFEVSNPRSELAQIQQFFTIFSLIMSLIAAISLVVGGVGIMNIMLVTVTERTKEIGLMKALGAQEEDIVLQFLIESVVLTVFGGAIGVVLGILIAFAAVQAINMFNFTPDFVFRINYISIVVSFVISVLIGLVFGAYPAKKAAKLDPVDALRRE, translated from the coding sequence ATGTTTGAATTAGTTATTGAATCACTAGCTACACTTAGAAGAAATGTATTACGTACTATCTTGACTATGATTGGAGTAATTTTAGGAGTTGGGGCGGTAGTAGCTATTATGTCGATGGGAACATCAGCTTATTCCACAGTGCAAAAAACTTTTATTGAATCTGGCTTCAGTGCCTTAACTCTAAGCAATACTAGTAACTCTGCCCCACCTTTAACTAAAAATACCATTAACTACCTAGAAAGCCAGAATATTAATGGTGTTGCTAAATATAAAAGCAGTTTATCAATTTATACTCAGGCAACAGATCGGCTTAGCAATGAATTTGATACTGTAGTGGTTGGAGCCAGTGAAGATGAAGTTTCCACAGCTAATTTAGAAATATTGGCCGGAACATTTTTTACCAAATTTGATGATCTCAATCGTTCTCAAGTAGTAGTTATAGATAATAAACTTAGCAATGAATTTTTTTATTCATACCAGGAAGCTATTGGCCAAAAAATTAGACTTGATGGCAAAAGCTATAAAATTATTGGCATATATCGAACTGACGAACCATTTAATAAAAAAAGGGCTCGGGTTTATGTTCCCTTTAATACCCTCCTTGGGCATGTTCCTGGTAAAAAAGGCTTTAATAGTATTTCAATTTTGGTTGATGAAAGGGCTGATGCTGAGGCTGTGCAGTTGCAAATTAAAAGCGTTATTATGCAACAAAGAGGACTTATTAATGAAGATCATCTTGATTTTGAAGTGAGCAATCCTAGAAGTGAACTCGCTCAGATACAACAATTTTTTACTATTTTCTCCTTGATTATGTCTTTAATTGCAGCTATTTCTCTTGTGGTTGGAGGTGTGGGAATTATGAATATCATGTTAGTGACTGTAACTGAACGGACTAAAGAAATTGGTTTGATGAAAGCACTAGGTGCTCAAGAAGAAGATATTGTTCTGCAGTTTTTAATAGAGTCAGTAGTTTTGACTGTATTTGGAGGAGCTATTGGAGTGGTCCTAGGAATTTTAATTGCTTTTGCAGCGGTGCAGGCTATTAATATGTTTAACTTTACTCCTGATTTTGTTTTTAGAATTAACTATATTTCTATAGTAGTTTCTTTTGTCATTTCTGTTTTGATTGGTTTGGTTTTTGGGGCCTACCCAGCTAAAAAAGCAGCCAAACTTGATCCGGTTGACGCACTTAGGAGAGAATAA
- a CDS encoding ABC transporter ATP-binding protein: MSSLIRLAHIKKVYGKGAHSYEALRGVSLDIKKGEFVAIMGPSGSGKSTLMNILGTLDTPTSGSYFFNHKKINHYSKKELAQLRNREIGFVFQSFNLLPRLSVAQNIERPMMYGHVPAHERTDRILEVLKLVALEEKYHEPPLNLSGGQQQRIALARALIMRPSLILADEPTGALDSKTAKKIMDELKHINKTQKTTIIIVTHDLMTAQHASRIIKVKDGLIAS; this comes from the coding sequence ATGAGTAGTCTAATCCGTCTAGCACACATAAAAAAAGTGTATGGTAAAGGGGCTCATAGTTACGAAGCACTAAGAGGTGTTTCCTTGGATATTAAAAAAGGAGAATTTGTAGCTATTATGGGTCCGTCAGGGTCAGGTAAATCTACCTTGATGAATATTCTTGGGACTTTAGATACTCCTACAAGCGGAAGCTACTTTTTTAATCATAAAAAAATAAATCATTATTCCAAAAAAGAATTAGCACAATTGCGTAATCGAGAAATTGGTTTTGTATTTCAATCGTTTAATCTTTTGCCACGGCTTAGTGTAGCTCAAAATATTGAGAGACCAATGATGTATGGACATGTTCCTGCTCATGAAAGAACCGATAGAATTCTTGAGGTTTTAAAATTAGTTGCCCTAGAAGAAAAATATCATGAACCTCCTTTAAACCTTTCCGGTGGCCAGCAACAGCGGATTGCTTTAGCTCGAGCTTTAATAATGCGGCCTTCGCTTATTTTGGCTGATGAGCCAACTGGAGCTTTGGATTCAAAAACTGCTAAAAAAATCATGGACGAACTGAAACATATCAACAAAACTCAAAAAACCACCATTATTATTGTCACTCATGATTTGATGACAGCTCAGCATGCTAGCAGAATTATTAAAGTTAAAGATGGTCTAATTGCATCCTAG
- a CDS encoding biotin/lipoyl-binding protein, with the protein MKKTKNPKITIPLFRKWQKLKKGWKIFSICLLLLLLVIVGLKIRGHYQKQKTITIAQVSKQTIDRKILRSGILEYKGITEVSSTTQGQVTKIFVKNGDSVEKDQVLFEVISTATPEEKAEAWSAYLTAKNALEEAKQGNNKTQAAVETAKQSLLTSEQEVKEINDHGYTDNEKEALKSAEQAARYTYEAAQSDTTLVENRIKAAQADLNVAWLKYQTTQDITMTAPLAGRIENLSIEEGDVVDPQNELANLMIISNPRQVIAVTIGEIDAALMTASLSAEISVDAFENRIFPAFVSKVDKVGKQNDDGGITYTAWLTLDDVYPELLSGMAADVEILIETKKNVLAVPNEALLYNNGHYQLVIGNQDKQLQAMKNVDIGIRNETYTEIKKGASEGETVLVGYRL; encoded by the coding sequence ATGAAAAAAACTAAAAACCCCAAAATTACCATTCCTCTTTTTAGAAAATGGCAAAAATTAAAAAAAGGTTGGAAAATTTTTAGCATCTGTTTATTGCTATTACTGCTAGTTATTGTTGGTTTGAAGATACGTGGTCACTATCAGAAACAAAAGACTATAACTATAGCTCAAGTGAGTAAACAAACTATAGATCGAAAGATTTTGCGTAGTGGGATTTTAGAATACAAAGGAATTACTGAAGTATCTTCTACAACTCAAGGTCAAGTGACTAAGATATTTGTCAAAAATGGTGACTCTGTTGAAAAAGACCAAGTTTTATTTGAGGTAATTAGCACTGCTACCCCTGAAGAAAAAGCTGAAGCATGGAGTGCTTATTTGACTGCTAAAAATGCTCTAGAAGAAGCTAAACAAGGTAATAATAAAACTCAAGCAGCTGTGGAAACTGCCAAACAAAGTCTTTTAACTAGTGAGCAAGAAGTTAAAGAAATTAATGACCATGGTTATACTGACAATGAAAAAGAAGCGCTTAAAAGTGCAGAACAAGCAGCTAGATATACTTATGAAGCTGCCCAGTCAGATACAACTTTAGTTGAAAATAGAATTAAAGCAGCTCAGGCAGACCTGAATGTGGCTTGGTTAAAGTATCAAACTACCCAGGATATAACTATGACTGCTCCGCTTGCAGGGAGAATAGAAAATCTTAGTATTGAAGAAGGTGATGTAGTTGATCCTCAAAATGAATTAGCCAACCTCATGATTATTTCTAATCCCAGGCAGGTTATTGCGGTTACTATCGGTGAAATTGACGCTGCTTTGATGACTGCCAGTTTATCAGCTGAAATTAGTGTTGATGCTTTTGAGAACCGTATTTTTCCAGCTTTTGTTTCCAAAGTTGATAAAGTAGGTAAACAAAATGATGATGGTGGGATTACATACACAGCTTGGTTGACACTTGATGATGTTTATCCGGAATTACTGTCAGGAATGGCAGCTGATGTAGAAATTTTGATTGAAACTAAGAAAAATGTTTTAGCTGTGCCAAATGAGGCTTTGCTGTATAACAATGGCCACTATCAGCTTGTGATTGGCAACCAAGATAAACAATTACAAGCAATGAAAAATGTTGACATAGGAATTCGTAATGAGACTTATACCGAGATCAAAAAAGGTGCTTCAGAAGGAGAAACGGTTTTAGTAGGATATCGTTTATGA